One Tetrapisispora phaffii CBS 4417 chromosome 2, complete genome genomic region harbors:
- the SHB17 gene encoding sedoheptulose-bisphosphatase (similar to Saccharomyces cerevisiae YKR043C; ancestral locus Anc_1.240), which translates to MAPTPRLVAIRHGQTEWSKSGQYTGSTDLPLTEDGVEEMRTAGLSIFQKNNLISPERVTYIVVSPRTRAQQTMNLMLESVPEERKKHIKVIVDEDVREWEYGDYEGRLTSEIIELRKSRGLDKERPWLIWRDGCENGESSEQFGFRLSRAIQRIRQLHKISHEKNEAADILLFAHGHSIRYLSALWFGLGVEKECSEEQKKEVVHRYDNNGELIPDVHMETYSHMVSNPNFLLCPGGMVVLGYSHGCLDEPALELSGAFIPQNSICLT; encoded by the coding sequence atGGCTCCAACTCCAAGATTAGTAGCTATTAGACATGGTCAAACTGAATGGTCGAAGAGTGGCCAATACACAGGTTCAACTGACTTACCGTTAACTGAAGATGGTGTTGAAGAAATGAGAACAGCTGGTTTATCtattttccaaaaaaataatttgatttcACCAGAACGTGTCACTTATATAGTCGTTTCTCCAAGAACAAGAGCTCAACAGACAATGAATTTGATGTTGGAAAGTGTTCCAGAGGAAAGGAAGAAGCACATTAAAGTTATTGTCGATGAAGATGTTAGAGAATGGGAATACGGTGATTATGAAGGTAGACTAACTTctgaaattattgaattgaGAAAATCTAGAGGTTTAGATAAAGAAAGACCTTGGTTGATTTGGAGAGATGGTTGTGAAAACGGTGAATCATCCGAACAATTTGGATTCAGATTATCTAGAGCCATTCAGAGAATTCGTCAATTGCATAAGATCAGtcatgaaaaaaatgaggCTGctgatattttattatttgcaCACGGTCACTCCATTCGTTATCTATCCGCACTATGGTTTGGTCTAGGTGTTGAAAAAGAATGTTCAGAAGAGCAAAAGAAGGAAGTTGTCCATCGTTATGACAACAACGGTGAATTAATCCCAGACGTTCATATGGAAACTTACTCACATATGGTATCCAATCCAAACTTCTTATTATGTCCAGGTGGCATGGTAGTCTTGGGCTATAGTCATGGTTGTCTAGATGAACCAGCTTTGGAGTTATCTGGTGCTTTTATTCCACAAAATTCTATCTGTTTAACATAA
- the UTH1 gene encoding SUN family protein UTH1 (similar to Saccharomyces cerevisiae NCA3 (YJL116C) and UTH1 (YKR042W); ancestral locus Anc_1.241) translates to MQFSKLILSASILAASTNAAPAHNHGKHEHGKQDKRDIVTITEVVDVNGNVINNLGQLKATTTLVGNSNVVQNVVVSATTATTAVAAVSTSGSSSSSSSSSSIDGDLSDFSAPSKKFVDGTIKCSDFPSGQGVIPVSWIGMNGWTSILNSNGDTSSECTDGFYCSYACQAGMSKTQWPSEQPSNGASIGGLYCKDGYLYRSNTDTDYLCEWGQQSASAVNQLSSESISLCRTDYPGSENMDIPTLVGAGSSKPISVVNQDSYYTWQGKKTSTQYYVNNAGVSVEDGCIWGSEGSGVGNWAPVVLGAGYTDGITYLSIIPNPNNSETPNFNLKIVATDGSTVNGDCKYENGVYTGGSTDGCTVSVTSGSAEFVFY, encoded by the coding sequence atgcaattttcaaaacttATTTTATCCGCGTCCATTTTAGCCGCCAGTACTAACGCCGCTCCTGCTCATAATCATGGTAAACATGAACATGGTAAACAAGATAAAAGAGATATCGTCACTATCACCGAAGTCGTCGATGTTAATGGTAATGTCATCAATAATTTAGGGCAACTAAAGGCTACCACTACTCTAGTTGGTAATTCTAATGTTGTTCAGAATGTCGTTGTTTCTGCCACTACCGCTACAACTGCCGTCGCCGCTGTTTCCACTTCTGGATcctcttcatcttcatcctcatcttcttctattGATGGTGACTTGTCTGATTTTTCTGCTCCATCCAAAAAATTCGTCGATGGTACCATCAAATGTTCAGATTTCCCATCTGGTCAAGGTGTCATTCCAGTAAGTTGGATTGGTATGAACGGTTGGACTTCAATCTTAAACTCTAATGGTGATACCAGTAGCGAATGTACCGATGGTTTCTACTGTTCGTACGCTTGTCAAGCTGGTATGTCCAAGACTCAATGGCCATCAGAACAACCAAGTAATGGTGCCTCCATCGGTGGTCTGTACTGCAAGGATGGTTATCTATACAGATCCAACACCGACACAGACTACTTATGTGAATGGGGACAACAATCTGCTTCTGCTGTAAACCAATTATCTTCTGAGTCTATTTCTCTATGTAGAACTGACTACCCAGGTTCTGAAAACATGGACATCCCAACTCTAGTCGGTGCTGGCTCTTCTAAACCTATTTCTGTCGTCAACCAAGACTCATACTACACCTGGCAAGGTAAGAAGACCTCCACTCAATACTACGTCAACAACGCTGGTGTCTCTGTCGAAGACGGTTGTATCTGGGGTAGTGAAGGTTCTGGTGTCGGTAACTGGGCTCCAGTTGTCTTAGGTGCTGGTTACACTGACGGTATTACTTACTTATCCATAATCCCAAACCCAAACAACAGCGAAACTCCAAACTTTAACCTTAAAATCGTTGCTACGGACGGTTCCACCGTTAATGGTGACTGTAAGTACGAAAACGGTGTTTACACCGGTGGTTCTACTGATGGTTGTACCGTTTCTGTCACCAGCGGTTCCGCTGAATTCGTTTTCTATTAG